From Natranaerobius trueperi, the proteins below share one genomic window:
- a CDS encoding CBS domain-containing protein — MFARDIMTKELITVSPETTVDQAAKIMSEKNISGLPVIDEDNRIMGIVTEGDLLGKHKKIDPPGYIEFLGGIIFTESQDEYFEQLQKYVATKVVQLMSTDVVTVTPDTPVEELPTLMDQKEIKRVLVTEKGKLIGIVSRADVIRALS; from the coding sequence ATGTTTGCAAGAGATATAATGACAAAAGAATTGATTACTGTTTCTCCAGAGACAACAGTAGATCAAGCTGCAAAAATTATGTCTGAGAAAAATATAAGCGGACTTCCAGTAATTGATGAAGATAACAGGATTATGGGTATAGTTACTGAAGGTGATCTACTAGGAAAGCATAAAAAAATTGATCCACCTGGTTATATTGAGTTTTTAGGTGGAATAATTTTTACAGAGAGCCAAGATGAATATTTTGAGCAATTACAAAAATATGTTGCAACAAAAGTGGTCCAATTAATGAGTACAGATGTTGTAACAGTAACCCCCGATACACCCGTTGAAGAATTACCAACTCTTATGGATCAAAAAGAGATAAAAAGAGTACTAGTAACAGAAAAAGGAAAATTAATAGGAATTGTTAGTAGAGCGGATGTTATTAGGGCATTATCTTAG
- a CDS encoding ACT domain-containing protein produces MIMLNDRSGALAEVLKVLAAARANVLTINQGIPIHGVSNVSIFFDTQFLILDIQTVIQNIEQLQNVKSVEVVGQKDSN; encoded by the coding sequence GTGATAATGTTAAATGATAGATCAGGAGCACTAGCAGAGGTCCTAAAAGTATTAGCGGCAGCTAGAGCTAATGTTTTAACAATAAATCAAGGTATACCAATTCATGGAGTTTCAAATGTATCAATATTTTTTGACACACAATTTCTTATATTAGATATTCAGACTGTGATTCAAAATATAGAACAGCTTCAGAATGTAAAATCTGTTGAAGTTGTAGGTCAAAAAGATTCGAATTAG
- the alr gene encoding alanine racemase: MSDLIPIRPTFTEIDLDNLSHNFQQIKKLVQGKKIMAVVKADGYGHGAVEVAKEVLNKGANYLGVAMLEEAIELRKAGIAAPILVLGYTPPDHADACIKYGITSTIFTYEVAKAFSERAVNMGRTAYVHLKVDTGMGRVGVTPDETVEFVKIINELPYLKVEGIFTHFSVADDKDKSYTKRQLDSFNYILTSLQEEKINIPIKHSANSAATIDLQDTHFDMVRVGLALYGLYPSPHMRKTVDLKPVMTLKSQVAFLKIVPKGTSISYGRKYITDQESKIGTLPIGYADGFSRILTNKCEALIKGIRVPVIGSICMDQCMFIANNVSNINIGDEVVIFGNQGGKEITVDEIADKLGTINYEVVCMIDKRVPRLYLKNNRVVKKKSLTSKMN, translated from the coding sequence ATGTCAGATTTAATTCCTATAAGACCAACATTTACTGAAATAGACCTGGACAACCTTTCTCATAACTTTCAACAAATAAAAAAATTAGTACAAGGTAAAAAAATAATGGCTGTTGTTAAAGCAGATGGATATGGACATGGTGCAGTAGAAGTTGCAAAAGAAGTATTAAATAAAGGTGCTAATTATTTAGGGGTAGCTATGTTAGAAGAAGCTATTGAACTTAGAAAAGCAGGAATAGCTGCACCTATACTAGTTTTAGGGTATACACCGCCTGATCATGCAGATGCTTGTATTAAATATGGTATAACATCCACAATTTTCACTTATGAAGTAGCTAAAGCATTTTCAGAACGAGCAGTTAATATGGGTAGAACTGCTTATGTTCATTTAAAAGTAGATACTGGTATGGGAAGAGTTGGAGTTACTCCAGATGAGACAGTAGAATTTGTTAAAATTATAAACGAGCTACCATACCTAAAGGTGGAAGGAATTTTTACTCATTTTTCTGTTGCTGATGATAAAGATAAAAGTTATACTAAAAGACAGCTTGATTCTTTCAATTATATTTTAACTTCACTTCAAGAAGAAAAAATTAACATCCCAATAAAGCATTCTGCTAATAGTGCGGCGACGATTGATTTACAAGACACACACTTTGATATGGTTAGAGTAGGATTAGCACTCTATGGATTATATCCATCACCCCATATGCGTAAAACTGTTGATTTAAAACCTGTTATGACTCTTAAATCACAGGTAGCTTTCCTTAAGATAGTTCCGAAGGGTACTTCAATTAGTTATGGTAGAAAATATATTACAGACCAAGAAAGCAAAATAGGTACATTACCCATTGGGTATGCAGATGGTTTTTCAAGAATTTTAACTAACAAGTGTGAAGCACTAATTAAAGGAATTCGTGTCCCTGTAATTGGATCAATCTGTATGGATCAATGCATGTTCATAGCAAATAATGTATCTAATATAAATATTGGCGATGAAGTGGTCATTTTTGGTAATCAAGGAGGTAAAGAAATAACAGTAGATGAAATTGCTGATAAATTAGGGACAATTAATTATGAAGTTGTGTGTATGATTGATAAGAGAGTTCCTAGACTGTATCTAAAAAATAACAGAGTTGTTAAAAAGAAATCTCTAACTAGTAAAATGAATTAG
- a CDS encoding CopG family ribbon-helix-helix protein, which produces MISLPEQLLKEVDGIVSSEKCRSRSEFVRKAMRLYIEERRKNNIREYMKQGYEEMAEINLELANEALEAENEADQLTEELVSGV; this is translated from the coding sequence ATGATAAGTTTACCAGAACAATTATTAAAAGAAGTAGATGGTATTGTCTCCTCAGAGAAGTGTAGAAGTAGAAGTGAATTTGTGCGAAAAGCTATGCGCTTATATATAGAGGAAAGGAGAAAGAATAATATTAGAGAATATATGAAACAAGGATACGAAGAAATGGCAGAAATCAATTTGGAACTGGCCAATGAAGCTCTAGAGGCCGAAAATGAAGCTGATCAATTAACGGAAGAATTGGTGAGTGGAGTGTGA
- a CDS encoding type II toxin-antitoxin system PemK/MazF family toxin, protein MTIRRGDVYYADLSPVIGSEQGGVRPVLVVQNDIGNRYSPTVIVVAITSQIQKAKLPTHVEITANKYNLDRNSVVLLEQVRTIDKQRLKEKITHIDKNLMEKIDEALKISLGLVDI, encoded by the coding sequence TTGACTATTAGACGAGGAGACGTATACTATGCTGATCTCAGCCCAGTTATAGGTTCTGAACAGGGTGGAGTTCGGCCAGTATTGGTGGTACAAAATGATATCGGGAACCGTTATAGTCCTACGGTGATTGTTGTAGCTATCACCTCTCAAATTCAAAAGGCTAAATTACCTACTCATGTTGAAATAACAGCGAATAAGTATAATTTAGATAGAAATTCTGTTGTTTTGCTCGAACAGGTACGTACAATAGATAAACAACGATTAAAAGAAAAAATTACTCATATTGATAAAAATTTGATGGAGAAAATAGATGAAGCATTGAAAATAAGTTTAGGTTTAGTAGATATTTAA
- a CDS encoding D-cysteine desulfhydrase family protein codes for MKVLNFLQNRVKLVSEPTPFRNLNNLSRENESSIYIKEDDVTGICLGGNKVRKLEYLIYDAIQKGADTVITTGGIQSNHARLTTAVARKYGLKSELVLKYGEERSQFRQNGNLLLNNLMDANIHLVTDEFEIQNKIQELETSLKKYGNIPYKIPLGGSNEIGTLGYIRAGKELGEQLEYKDIKNTAVILPVGSGGTMAGLLIAKWIWNLNFKVIGISVTRNSTVMSETVEAIINETLDFLDIKEDFREQNLPKPTIYDDYIGPGYGKTDQQTIESIKLIAKTEGVILDPVYTGKAMTGLLDLTENKIVSNDSIIFLHTGGVPAIFAYQDQL; via the coding sequence TTGAAAGTTCTTAATTTTTTGCAAAATAGAGTTAAGCTAGTTTCTGAACCTACACCTTTCAGAAATTTGAATAATCTATCTAGAGAAAATGAATCTAGTATTTATATAAAAGAAGATGATGTAACGGGTATTTGTTTAGGAGGAAACAAAGTCCGAAAACTTGAATATCTCATCTATGATGCAATTCAAAAAGGTGCTGATACTGTAATCACAACAGGAGGCATTCAATCAAATCATGCTAGACTAACTACAGCTGTTGCAAGGAAGTATGGGTTAAAATCCGAGTTAGTGCTAAAATATGGAGAAGAAAGATCTCAATTTCGACAAAATGGTAACTTATTATTAAATAATTTAATGGATGCGAATATACATTTAGTAACAGATGAATTTGAAATTCAGAATAAAATACAAGAACTTGAGACTAGTCTTAAAAAATATGGAAATATTCCATATAAAATACCTTTGGGTGGTTCTAACGAAATTGGTACATTAGGTTATATTAGAGCTGGTAAAGAGTTAGGGGAACAGTTAGAATATAAAGATATCAAAAACACTGCTGTAATTCTTCCAGTAGGTTCTGGAGGAACAATGGCTGGACTGTTGATTGCTAAGTGGATATGGAATTTGAATTTCAAAGTTATAGGTATAAGTGTTACTAGAAATAGTACAGTTATGTCAGAGACAGTTGAAGCCATAATTAATGAAACATTAGATTTTCTTGATATTAAAGAAGATTTTCGTGAACAGAACCTACCAAAACCAACTATATATGATGATTATATTGGACCAGGCTATGGAAAAACCGATCAACAGACTATTGAAAGCATTAAACTGATTGCAAAAACAGAAGGTGTTATATTAGATCCGGTATATACAGGAAAAGCTATGACAGGACTTTTAGACTTAACAGAAAACAAAATAGTTTCTAATGATTCAATAATCTTCTTACACACTGGAGGGGTGCCGGCAATTTTTGCTTATCAAGATCAATTATAA
- a CDS encoding asparaginase has translation MGQSLIHKRRGQLVESVHKGTIAVVDQKGDLVASVGNPNKVTYWRSAAKPFQVIPLIQRGGIEKYDLNLKEISVMCASHMAQNIHTETVKEILSKIGLQESDLSCGTHPPGDKEVRNRLIRENSDPTEVYNNCSGKHSGMLALKELIQEKRKDYWKEDHPIQKLMIDIISKLTDVSLENVYIAKDGCGVPVYGMPIKNMAYAYSRFNDEKLPRDINLSLHIVQKAMTKHPEMVSGIGKFNTELMQSTKGKIIAKGGAQGVFCFAIPHKKLGVAIKVEDGSNEPISTITLEVLRQLQAITDDELGDLQKYYTQNITNAKKEKVGEIKPVFKLDYL, from the coding sequence TTGGGGCAAAGTCTGATTCATAAACGAAGAGGACAATTGGTGGAAAGTGTGCATAAGGGGACTATTGCGGTTGTAGATCAAAAAGGTGATTTAGTGGCTAGTGTTGGTAATCCGAATAAAGTTACTTACTGGAGAAGTGCAGCTAAGCCTTTTCAAGTTATTCCCCTAATTCAAAGAGGTGGGATAGAAAAATATGATTTAAATCTAAAAGAGATTTCTGTTATGTGTGCTTCACATATGGCTCAAAATATACATACAGAAACAGTTAAAGAAATATTATCAAAGATAGGTTTACAGGAAAGTGATCTTTCTTGTGGAACACATCCACCTGGTGATAAAGAGGTAAGAAATCGTTTGATACGTGAAAATAGTGATCCAACAGAAGTATATAATAACTGTTCAGGTAAACATTCAGGTATGCTTGCTTTAAAAGAGTTAATCCAAGAAAAAAGAAAGGATTACTGGAAAGAAGATCATCCCATACAAAAACTGATGATAGATATTATATCAAAATTGACTGATGTTTCACTAGAAAACGTCTATATAGCAAAAGACGGTTGTGGCGTACCTGTTTATGGGATGCCTATTAAAAACATGGCTTATGCTTATAGTAGATTTAATGATGAAAAACTTCCTAGAGATATAAACCTTTCTCTTCATATCGTACAAAAAGCTATGACCAAACATCCAGAAATGGTATCAGGTATAGGGAAGTTTAATACAGAATTAATGCAATCAACAAAAGGAAAGATTATTGCAAAAGGTGGAGCTCAAGGTGTGTTTTGTTTTGCTATACCACACAAAAAATTAGGAGTAGCTATAAAGGTTGAAGATGGATCTAATGAACCTATTTCGACAATAACCTTAGAAGTTTTACGTCAATTACAAGCAATTACTGATGATGAACTAGGTGATTTACAAAAATACTATACACAGAACATTACTAATGCTAAAAAAGAAAAGGTTGGGGAAATTAAACCTGTGTTTAAACTCGATTATCTTTAA
- a CDS encoding M55 family metallopeptidase translates to MRVYISADLEGISGIVDKEYLHQKNHEYQRARKLMTNEINAAIRGAFQGGANSVLVNDAHGPMTNILIEELEPEAELITGTPKLNGMMSGLSEEFDVAFLIGYHSKEGNPGVLSHSYSGSVVGEIRLNGNEVGEAGFNSLLAGYYGVPIGLVTGDDKVIEEAKTLLGPEVNTVQVKTAFSRYSAKCITPEQAYKQLKEKAYRTVTDLEKLIPTSVTSPIELSVTFKDRGQAECAAFLPESKLDKKTVKYTHKDLKVIYKALQCMLRLVK, encoded by the coding sequence ATGCGAGTCTATATCTCTGCTGATTTAGAAGGGATTTCGGGTATTGTAGACAAAGAATATCTTCATCAAAAAAACCACGAATATCAACGGGCACGAAAACTTATGACTAATGAAATAAATGCAGCTATTAGAGGAGCTTTTCAAGGAGGAGCAAATTCAGTATTAGTTAATGATGCCCATGGTCCAATGACAAATATTTTGATTGAAGAATTAGAACCTGAAGCAGAATTAATTACAGGTACACCTAAATTAAATGGTATGATGTCTGGGTTAAGTGAAGAATTTGATGTGGCTTTTCTAATAGGGTACCACTCAAAAGAGGGAAACCCAGGAGTTTTATCTCACTCATATAGTGGAAGTGTAGTGGGAGAAATTCGCTTGAATGGTAATGAAGTAGGAGAAGCGGGTTTTAATAGTTTGTTAGCTGGCTATTATGGGGTACCTATTGGACTTGTAACAGGTGATGATAAAGTAATTGAAGAGGCTAAAACTCTTTTAGGACCTGAAGTCAATACAGTCCAAGTTAAAACAGCTTTCTCACGATATTCAGCAAAATGTATAACTCCAGAACAAGCTTATAAGCAGCTTAAGGAGAAAGCTTATAGAACCGTAACAGATTTAGAGAAATTGATCCCTACTTCTGTAACTTCACCAATAGAGTTAAGTGTTACTTTTAAAGATAGAGGGCAAGCAGAATGTGCAGCTTTTTTACCTGAAAGTAAGCTAGACAAAAAAACAGTAAAATATACACATAAGGACCTGAAAGTAATCTATAAAGCTTTACAGTGTATGCTAAGGTTAGTAAAATAA
- a CDS encoding transposase produces the protein MNSFKKRHDIQRYNIFTADAGFDSTENYRFLIKECSLKPVISKNRRNSKKLGENFNEHGIPVCPKDSSLIFKYDGYCNSLKRIKWVCPLNRKQGTKRYSKCSSPCTESKYGRVIYTYPKDNYRFHTPIPRGSRLWNRVYKKRVASEHAISRLKLPLNLGQLNVRDFHSVFSKFALSAIAQNIVALIACRSAFNEKIRSIRWIAAKLLT, from the coding sequence ATGAATAGCTTTAAGAAACGTCATGATATTCAAAGATACAATATTTTTACAGCTGATGCCGGCTTTGATAGTACTGAAAATTATCGCTTCTTGATAAAAGAATGTTCTTTAAAGCCAGTAATTAGTAAAAATCGTAGAAACTCTAAAAAACTAGGTGAAAATTTTAATGAACATGGTATTCCTGTTTGCCCTAAAGACAGTAGCCTTATTTTCAAATATGATGGTTATTGTAATTCACTCAAAAGAATCAAATGGGTTTGCCCTTTAAATAGAAAGCAAGGGACTAAACGTTATAGTAAATGTTCTAGTCCATGTACTGAGTCAAAGTATGGACGGGTAATTTACACCTATCCTAAAGACAATTATCGTTTTCATACTCCTATTCCAAGAGGTTCTAGACTTTGGAATAGGGTGTACAAGAAAAGAGTAGCATCTGAACATGCTATCTCTAGACTTAAACTACCACTTAATCTAGGGCAATTAAATGTTAGAGATTTTCATAGTGTTTTTTCTAAATTTGCGTTATCTGCTATTGCTCAAAATATTGTTGCTTTAATTGCTTGTAGATCTGCATTTAATGAAAAAATCAGATCAATCCGTTGGATTGCTGCTAAATTATTAACTTGA